The following coding sequences are from one Nicotiana tabacum cultivar K326 chromosome 1, ASM71507v2, whole genome shotgun sequence window:
- the LOC107824477 gene encoding uncharacterized protein LOC107824477 isoform X2, with the protein MRGTKRFVSPDSNSFTTDSIQGKRIMAGSIFDSQKAEQSLPQTMKTPQLDMQRAESSRQHVRALNTQFASWVQTQLQNHPDELWEDGVQDYLNHSSTIKDKFCDIVNWLKANSSNGENKSALGSQAASKTLESETKENDGRLSFLKPVVPVANSSPGFGAVANSSPSFGVLANSSSSFGASWSSGGLFNNKSPFSFGLQSSVQTQNSVPVKNDAANDVQDAEDEVEQPSSPSVKKTEEKGVTLVHEVKCKLYVKVTYQSTDPADKDAWKDRGTGQLSIKCKEGVSKGTRESKPTIVIRNDVGKILLNALLYPGIKTNMQKNSIVAIFHTSGDGDNDDAVVARTFLIRTKTEEDRDKLAAVIQEYAPAA; encoded by the exons ATGAGAGGAACTAAACGATTCGTGTCGCCCGATTCCAACTCGTTCACTACCGACTCA ATTCAGGGCAAAAGAATAATGGCGGGATCAATTTTTGATTCACAAAAGGCTGAACAATCCCTGCCACAAACAATGAAGACTCCGCAGTTAGATATGCAAAGGGCTGAGTCATCTAGACAGCATGTGAGAGCTCTCAATACTCAGTTTGCAAG TTGGGTCCAAACACAGTTACAGAACCACCCTGATGAACTTTGGGAAGATGGAGTTCAAGACTACTTAAACCATTCTTCAACTATCAAG GATAAGTTTTGTGACATTGtgaattggctaaaagctaaTTCTTCCAATGGAGAAAATAAATCTGCACTGGGATCCCAAGCTGCTTCGAAGACCCTAGAGTCAGAAACTAAGGAGAATGATGGTAGATTATCTTTTCTCAAACCTGTTGTTCCTGTGGCTAATTCATCTCCAGGTTTTGGGGCTGTGGCTAATTCATCTCCAAGTTTCGGTGTTCTGGCTAATTCATCTTCAAGTTTTGGTGCATCATGGAGCTCAGGAGGTCTATTTAACAACAAATCTCCCTTTTCATTTG GACTTCAATCTTCGGTACAAACCCAAAATTCGGTACCTGTGAAAAATGATGCTGCAAACGATGTCCAAGATGCTG AAGATGAAGTGGAGCAGCCAAGCAGCCCATCTGTGAAGAAGACTGAAGAAAAGGGAGTCACTTTAGTCCATGAAGTCAAATGTAAACTTTATGTGAAGGTAACATATCAA TCAACTGATCCAGCGGATAAAGATGCATGGAAAGACAGGGGCACTGGTCAGCTTTCTATTAAGTGTAAAGAAGGTGTTAGCAAAGGTACCCGGGAATCCAAACCAACTATTGTGATACGAAATGAT GTTGGAAAGATTTTGCTTAATGCATTGTTATATCCAGGCATTAAAACAAACATGCAGAAGAACTCCATTGTTGCAATATTTCATACCTCG GGTGATGGTGATAATGATGATGCTGTGGTCGCACGGACATTCTTGATTAGAACGAAAACCGAGGAGGATCGAGATAAATTGGCGGCAGTCATCCAGGAATATGCTCCTGCTGCCTGA
- the LOC107824477 gene encoding uncharacterized protein LOC107824477 isoform X3 — MRGTKRFVSPDSNSFTTDSQIQGKRIMAGSIFDSQKAEQSLPQTMKTPQLDMQRAESSRQHVRALNTQFASWVQTQLQNHPDELWEDGVQDYLNHSSTIKDKFCDIVNWLKANSSNGENKSALGSQAASKTLESETKENDGRLSFLKPVVPVANSSPGFGAVANSSPSFGVLANSSSSFGASWSSGGLFNNKSPFSFGLQSSVQTQNSVPVKNDAANDVQDAEDEVEQPSSPSVKKTEEKGVTLVHEVKCKLYVKSTDPADKDAWKDRGTGQLSIKCKEGVSKGTRESKPTIVIRNDVGKILLNALLYPGIKTNMQKNSIVAIFHTSGDGDNDDAVVARTFLIRTKTEEDRDKLAAVIQEYAPAA, encoded by the exons ATGAGAGGAACTAAACGATTCGTGTCGCCCGATTCCAACTCGTTCACTACCGACTCA CAGATTCAGGGCAAAAGAATAATGGCGGGATCAATTTTTGATTCACAAAAGGCTGAACAATCCCTGCCACAAACAATGAAGACTCCGCAGTTAGATATGCAAAGGGCTGAGTCATCTAGACAGCATGTGAGAGCTCTCAATACTCAGTTTGCAAG TTGGGTCCAAACACAGTTACAGAACCACCCTGATGAACTTTGGGAAGATGGAGTTCAAGACTACTTAAACCATTCTTCAACTATCAAG GATAAGTTTTGTGACATTGtgaattggctaaaagctaaTTCTTCCAATGGAGAAAATAAATCTGCACTGGGATCCCAAGCTGCTTCGAAGACCCTAGAGTCAGAAACTAAGGAGAATGATGGTAGATTATCTTTTCTCAAACCTGTTGTTCCTGTGGCTAATTCATCTCCAGGTTTTGGGGCTGTGGCTAATTCATCTCCAAGTTTCGGTGTTCTGGCTAATTCATCTTCAAGTTTTGGTGCATCATGGAGCTCAGGAGGTCTATTTAACAACAAATCTCCCTTTTCATTTG GACTTCAATCTTCGGTACAAACCCAAAATTCGGTACCTGTGAAAAATGATGCTGCAAACGATGTCCAAGATGCTG AAGATGAAGTGGAGCAGCCAAGCAGCCCATCTGTGAAGAAGACTGAAGAAAAGGGAGTCACTTTAGTCCATGAAGTCAAATGTAAACTTTATGTGAAG TCAACTGATCCAGCGGATAAAGATGCATGGAAAGACAGGGGCACTGGTCAGCTTTCTATTAAGTGTAAAGAAGGTGTTAGCAAAGGTACCCGGGAATCCAAACCAACTATTGTGATACGAAATGAT GTTGGAAAGATTTTGCTTAATGCATTGTTATATCCAGGCATTAAAACAAACATGCAGAAGAACTCCATTGTTGCAATATTTCATACCTCG GGTGATGGTGATAATGATGATGCTGTGGTCGCACGGACATTCTTGATTAGAACGAAAACCGAGGAGGATCGAGATAAATTGGCGGCAGTCATCCAGGAATATGCTCCTGCTGCCTGA
- the LOC107824477 gene encoding uncharacterized protein LOC107824477 isoform X4, giving the protein MRGTKRFVSPDSNSFTTDSIQGKRIMAGSIFDSQKAEQSLPQTMKTPQLDMQRAESSRQHVRALNTQFASWVQTQLQNHPDELWEDGVQDYLNHSSTIKDKFCDIVNWLKANSSNGENKSALGSQAASKTLESETKENDGRLSFLKPVVPVANSSPGFGAVANSSPSFGVLANSSSSFGASWSSGGLFNNKSPFSFGLQSSVQTQNSVPVKNDAANDVQDAEDEVEQPSSPSVKKTEEKGVTLVHEVKCKLYVKSTDPADKDAWKDRGTGQLSIKCKEGVSKGTRESKPTIVIRNDVGKILLNALLYPGIKTNMQKNSIVAIFHTSGDGDNDDAVVARTFLIRTKTEEDRDKLAAVIQEYAPAA; this is encoded by the exons ATGAGAGGAACTAAACGATTCGTGTCGCCCGATTCCAACTCGTTCACTACCGACTCA ATTCAGGGCAAAAGAATAATGGCGGGATCAATTTTTGATTCACAAAAGGCTGAACAATCCCTGCCACAAACAATGAAGACTCCGCAGTTAGATATGCAAAGGGCTGAGTCATCTAGACAGCATGTGAGAGCTCTCAATACTCAGTTTGCAAG TTGGGTCCAAACACAGTTACAGAACCACCCTGATGAACTTTGGGAAGATGGAGTTCAAGACTACTTAAACCATTCTTCAACTATCAAG GATAAGTTTTGTGACATTGtgaattggctaaaagctaaTTCTTCCAATGGAGAAAATAAATCTGCACTGGGATCCCAAGCTGCTTCGAAGACCCTAGAGTCAGAAACTAAGGAGAATGATGGTAGATTATCTTTTCTCAAACCTGTTGTTCCTGTGGCTAATTCATCTCCAGGTTTTGGGGCTGTGGCTAATTCATCTCCAAGTTTCGGTGTTCTGGCTAATTCATCTTCAAGTTTTGGTGCATCATGGAGCTCAGGAGGTCTATTTAACAACAAATCTCCCTTTTCATTTG GACTTCAATCTTCGGTACAAACCCAAAATTCGGTACCTGTGAAAAATGATGCTGCAAACGATGTCCAAGATGCTG AAGATGAAGTGGAGCAGCCAAGCAGCCCATCTGTGAAGAAGACTGAAGAAAAGGGAGTCACTTTAGTCCATGAAGTCAAATGTAAACTTTATGTGAAG TCAACTGATCCAGCGGATAAAGATGCATGGAAAGACAGGGGCACTGGTCAGCTTTCTATTAAGTGTAAAGAAGGTGTTAGCAAAGGTACCCGGGAATCCAAACCAACTATTGTGATACGAAATGAT GTTGGAAAGATTTTGCTTAATGCATTGTTATATCCAGGCATTAAAACAAACATGCAGAAGAACTCCATTGTTGCAATATTTCATACCTCG GGTGATGGTGATAATGATGATGCTGTGGTCGCACGGACATTCTTGATTAGAACGAAAACCGAGGAGGATCGAGATAAATTGGCGGCAGTCATCCAGGAATATGCTCCTGCTGCCTGA
- the LOC107824477 gene encoding uncharacterized protein LOC107824477 isoform X1, whose protein sequence is MRGTKRFVSPDSNSFTTDSQIQGKRIMAGSIFDSQKAEQSLPQTMKTPQLDMQRAESSRQHVRALNTQFASWVQTQLQNHPDELWEDGVQDYLNHSSTIKDKFCDIVNWLKANSSNGENKSALGSQAASKTLESETKENDGRLSFLKPVVPVANSSPGFGAVANSSPSFGVLANSSSSFGASWSSGGLFNNKSPFSFGLQSSVQTQNSVPVKNDAANDVQDAEDEVEQPSSPSVKKTEEKGVTLVHEVKCKLYVKVTYQSTDPADKDAWKDRGTGQLSIKCKEGVSKGTRESKPTIVIRNDVGKILLNALLYPGIKTNMQKNSIVAIFHTSGDGDNDDAVVARTFLIRTKTEEDRDKLAAVIQEYAPAA, encoded by the exons ATGAGAGGAACTAAACGATTCGTGTCGCCCGATTCCAACTCGTTCACTACCGACTCA CAGATTCAGGGCAAAAGAATAATGGCGGGATCAATTTTTGATTCACAAAAGGCTGAACAATCCCTGCCACAAACAATGAAGACTCCGCAGTTAGATATGCAAAGGGCTGAGTCATCTAGACAGCATGTGAGAGCTCTCAATACTCAGTTTGCAAG TTGGGTCCAAACACAGTTACAGAACCACCCTGATGAACTTTGGGAAGATGGAGTTCAAGACTACTTAAACCATTCTTCAACTATCAAG GATAAGTTTTGTGACATTGtgaattggctaaaagctaaTTCTTCCAATGGAGAAAATAAATCTGCACTGGGATCCCAAGCTGCTTCGAAGACCCTAGAGTCAGAAACTAAGGAGAATGATGGTAGATTATCTTTTCTCAAACCTGTTGTTCCTGTGGCTAATTCATCTCCAGGTTTTGGGGCTGTGGCTAATTCATCTCCAAGTTTCGGTGTTCTGGCTAATTCATCTTCAAGTTTTGGTGCATCATGGAGCTCAGGAGGTCTATTTAACAACAAATCTCCCTTTTCATTTG GACTTCAATCTTCGGTACAAACCCAAAATTCGGTACCTGTGAAAAATGATGCTGCAAACGATGTCCAAGATGCTG AAGATGAAGTGGAGCAGCCAAGCAGCCCATCTGTGAAGAAGACTGAAGAAAAGGGAGTCACTTTAGTCCATGAAGTCAAATGTAAACTTTATGTGAAGGTAACATATCAA TCAACTGATCCAGCGGATAAAGATGCATGGAAAGACAGGGGCACTGGTCAGCTTTCTATTAAGTGTAAAGAAGGTGTTAGCAAAGGTACCCGGGAATCCAAACCAACTATTGTGATACGAAATGAT GTTGGAAAGATTTTGCTTAATGCATTGTTATATCCAGGCATTAAAACAAACATGCAGAAGAACTCCATTGTTGCAATATTTCATACCTCG GGTGATGGTGATAATGATGATGCTGTGGTCGCACGGACATTCTTGATTAGAACGAAAACCGAGGAGGATCGAGATAAATTGGCGGCAGTCATCCAGGAATATGCTCCTGCTGCCTGA
- the LOC107824478 gene encoding APO protein 1, chloroplastic-like isoform X2, giving the protein MLQNFPALTYTPWQPSPNNSCSKSLPCACPSVVVYKKSRQGPYLPTLKFDRRYHATGPRRRVTIFCTDRRHPQGRNSKKREAVQQNVDLPPVLPKKKKKPYPMPLKKIQQAARADKKLAEMGIEKKLEPPKNGLLVPDLIPVAYEVLDAWKLLIKGLSQLLHYVPVHACSECSQIHVAQSGNDIQDCLGPTNSSRRSFHSWVKGSINDVLIPIESYHMYDPFGTRIKHETRFNYDRIPAVVELCIQAGVDLPGYPSRRRTKPIRMMGKKVIDIGGLVEEPRPSVNSSSVIMDLDTHRSFERFTPPLESEVPRIAQETIDAYEKVKWGVTRLMKKYTVKACGYCSEVHVGPWGHNAKLCGEFKHQWRDGKHGWQDATVDEVFPPNYVWHVRDPKGTPLRSALKRFYGKAPAVVEVCMQAGAQIPHKYKPMMRLDIVLPESEESRLAV; this is encoded by the exons GTGCTTGTCCCAGCGTGGTTGTATATAAGAAGTCACGGCAAGGGCCTTATTTGCCTACTCTAAAG TTTGATCGTAGATATCATGCTACTGGTCCAAGAAGACGAGTAACCATTTTTTGTACTGATAGGAGGCATCCCCAAGGTCGAAACTCTAAGAAACGTGAAGCTGTGCAGCAGAATGTTGATCTTCCCCCAGTCCTGcccaagaaaaagaagaagcccTATCCCATGCCTCTCAAGAAAATTCAGCAGGCTGCTAGGGCTGATAAGAAGTTGGCAGAAATGGGAATAGAAAAGAAGCTTGAACCCCCTAAAAATGGATTGCTTGTACCTGACCTAATTCCGGTGGCTTATGAAGTATTGGATGCTTGGAAACTTTTGATTAAAGGACTTTCACAGCTTCTCCACTATGTTCCTGTCCATGCTTGTAG TGAATGCTCACAAATCCATGTTGCTCAAAGTGGTAACGACATTCAGGATTGCCTTGGCCCGACCAACAGTAGTCGCAGAAGCTTCCACTCATGGGTGAAGGGTTCAATTAATGATGTGCTAATTCCTATCGAGTCATACCATATGTATGATCCTTTTGGCACACGCATTAAGCATGAGACACGGTTCAATTACGACAGAATTCCGGCAGTTGTAGAACTTTGCATCCAAGCTGGCGTGGATCTGCCGGGATATCCTTCACGGAGAAGGACTAAACCCATCAGAATGATGGGAAAGAAAGTGATCGACATAGGTGGATTAGTTGAGGAGCCTAGACCCTCTGTAAACTCGAGTTCGGTAATTATGGACCTTGACACCCATCGATCTTTTGAACGGTTTACTCCACCATTGGAGTCAGAGGTGCCACGTATTGCCCAGGAGACAATTGACGCATATGAGAAAGTGAAATGGGGGGTGACTAGGTTGATGAAGAAGTACACTGTCAAAGCTTGTGGATACTGTTCAGAGGTCCATGTGGGGCCATGGGGTCACAATGCGAAGCTCTGTGGGGAATTTAAACACCAATGGAGGGACGGAAAACATGGCTGGCAAGATGCAACAGTGGATGAGGTATTTCCCCCAAACTATGTGTGGCATGTTCGAGATCCAAAAGGAACCCCTTTGAGGAGTGCACTAAAGAGGTTCTATGGGAAGGCTCCAGCTGTGGTTGAAGTTTGTATGCAGGCTGGTGCTCAAATACCTCACAAGTATAAGCCTATGATGAGGCTAGACATTGTGCTCCCTGAGAGTGAAGAGAGTCGCCTAGCCGTGTAA